The Changchengzhania lutea genomic sequence CTGTAATGTTTTAGAGACTTCTGAATTTGTAACAGATACTTTTGATATTGTTTTCACCAGTTATGGCGTTATTGGTTGGTTACCCGACTTAAAACCTTGGGGAAAAATGATTGCAGAAAAACTAAATGTGGGTGGCACATTTTTTATGGCTGAATTCCATCCGATAGTTTGGATGTTTGATTATACGGAAGGTAAATCAGAAATGACATATGGATATTTGCAGAAGGGCGTAATTTATGAAGAATATGAAGGCACCTACGCTGATGAATCGTCAAACATGGTAAGTAAAGAATACGGCTGGAACCACGGTTTAGGGGAAGTTGTTTCTGCTTTAACAGAAGCTGGATTGCGTATAGACTATTTAAAAGAGTATGATGAAAGTCCGTACGATGTGTTACCAGATTTGATAAAAACCGAAACGGGGATGTATGTAACAAAAGATAAATTATATCCTTTAATTTTTACTTTAAAGGCTACTAAGTTATAGTGACTATGGTTTCCTTTATATTCTAATGACTATCCTTAAGTAATTCTGGAAATTTCGCTTTAAATTTATTTAAGCGTGGTATAGAAACATTTCTGATATAACCATTATTCGGGTGTAAGCGTTCGTAGTTTTGATGGTAGTCTTCAGCAACCCAAAACTTTTGAAACGGATAAACTTCTGCAGCAACTGTTTTATTCAATTTTTTTTCTAGTGCCGCTTTTTTGGATTCAATAATGTCTTTTTGTTCGTCATTTTGATAAAAAATAATAGATCGGTATTGAGAGCCATTATCGGGACCTTGGCCATTAAGTTGCGTTGGATTTTGCGAACCAAAGTAAACATCAACCAGAGTAGCGAAACTGACTATATTGGGATCGTAAATAATTTCTACAGCCTCAGCATGTCCTGTTCTTCCCGTATTACTAGCTTCATAAGTTGGGTTTTTGGTATGTCCGCCAGAATAACCACTAACCGATTCTTCAACCCCTTTTACGCTTTCATAAACGGCTTCCACACACCAAAAGCAACCGCTTGCAAAATAAGCTCGGGCTTTACCGTTGACAATAGGAACCTCGACGGGAGCTTTTGTTAGGAGGCTGTTTTGTTCTTCATTGGTTTGAGCAGCATTTTTACAGTTATAGAATAACGCCAATAGCAATAAGGGAAATATTTTTTTCATAAGAATTCTTTTTTTCTTTTTAAATAGACACGCGTTGTGCATTTTGAATTTTTATACTAAAAGGATGTCAGTTCGAGTGAAATTCTACAAGAATTTTGTATCGAGAACAGTTTTTAACACGTAAACTTTTATTCTCGATACAAATTCACTCAAAATGCACAATGGGTAATAGTCGCATAAAAGTACGAAACCTTAATTTATTTATGTTCATTTTGCCTTGATGCACTATTTCGCTTTTTTAGGAATACCTAGTAGACATTTCAAGCTAAATACAAAACAAAAAGATCATATCAATCTGAGGAAATTGTTAAAGCACCATTCGCTCTCGGAATTACGCGCCTAAAGCTGCGCTTTGCGACTCCGTTCCTTCACTCTTTATTTCTTCATATTGATGATTCCGACCGTGTAGGAAGTTGGGACTTGACTTTTGTTGAGGTTTTGTTTTTTTTTTAAAATTGTGTTTTGTTATCGTTAGGTTATCCCCTAGAGGGGATTATAGGGGTGTTTTTTTTAATTTATTATATTGGTATGTTTGAACTTCAAACTGAAGAGTGTTACTGCGGACTGTCCCGCGTTAGGGATTGCAGTGGAAATCCTTTTGCTTTTTTGCAAAAGATTGTAGCGGAAAGCCCGACCCTTCCGATAGCTATCGGGAGGGTAACGCCCAAATTATTAGGCATAAAAAAAGCCTTCAAATTACTTGAAGGCTTTTAAAAGTATATTTTAAAAATGGACTAGAGTTTAGAAAACATCTTTTCCATTTTAGCTTTTTGTTCTTCAGCAAGGGCTGCATCCACTAAGATACGGCCACTATGTTCATCTGTAATTACTTTTTTGCGAGAAGCAATTTCAACTTGAACTTGAGGGGGAATGGTGAAAAAAGAACCTCCAGAAGCACCTCTTTCAATCGGCACCACGGCTAAACCATTCTTTACGTTTCTTCTAATTCTAGCGTAAGCTGCAACTAAACGATCTTCAATCTGGGTTTTGTATGCTTCAGATTTTTCTAATAATGCTTTTTCTTCCTTTTCAGTTTCGGCTAAAATAGCATCAAGCTCACTCTTTTTATGTTTCAGGTGTGATTGTCTTTCTTTTAAACGCTCTTTCGTTTCGTTGATGACTTCCTTTTTCTGTTCAATTTGAACTTTGAATTCCTTAATATGCTTGTCGGCCAGTTCGATTTCTAATTCTTGAAATTCAACTTCTTTAGTTAATGAGTTAAACTCCCTGTTATTTCTAACATTCTTTTGTTGCTCACTATATTTCTTGATTAAAGATTTAGATTCTTCGATAAGATTCTTTTTAGAAGTAATATCGTTATCAATAACTTCTAAATTTGAGACTAATTTTTCTAATCTGATGTTTAGTCCAGCAACTTCATCTTCTAAATCACGAACTTCTAATGGAAGTTCTCCACGAACATTTCTTATTTCATCTATACGAGAATCTATAAGTTGTAAATCGTACAACGCTCTTAAACGCTCTTCAACAGTTACTTCTTTCTTTTTAGCCATACTTTAAAAATACTTAATGGGATTGGTATTTGTCCTTGATAAAATGATGGCAAAATTAGTAATTTTTTTTGTAAGATACGCTACTAAAAGGTTTTTTGTGAACTGCTCACTTTCATAATGTCCTATGTCTGCCAAAAGTATGGCGTTTTCGGCAGTAAAGAAGTCATGATATTTTAAATCGGCTGTAATAAATGCATCAGCTCCAGCGGCTTTTGCTGCTTCAATAGCAAAACTTCCCGATCCTCCTAATACAGCTACTTTTTTAATGGGTTTATTTATGAAATTTGAATGGCGAATGCCTTCCGTTTTCATTTTGTTTTTAACATGTTTTAAAAAATCAGATTCCTCTAAAGCTGTTTTCAGCTCGCCTATCATGCCCATGCCAATATGTTGATTTTTGTTTTCTATGGTCACGACCTCATAAGCGACTTCTTCATAGGAATGCGTTTTAAATAAGGTCTGCAATATTTCAGGTTCCAAATGCTTGGGGAAAGTGACAGAGACTTGTGTTTCCTGCTCATGATGAATATGACCTTTTTCACCCTTTGTGGGGTTGGAGTTATCATTCCCTTTAAATGTACCTATGCCGTTAACATTAAAACTACAATCGGAATAATGCCCTATACTTCCAGCACCAGCGTGAAATAATGCGGTTCGTAATTGTTCTGCTTCTTCTTTAGGGACGTAGGTGGTAAGTTTTTTGATGGTGCCGCTTTGCGGAATTAAAATTCGTTTATTTGTTAATTCTAATTGGTTACAAATCATATTATTTACACCTTCCATAGCATTGTCCAATGCCGTATGCATACTATAAATCGCAATATTATTTTTAATGGCTTTTATGACCACACGTTCCACATAGTTTTTTCCAGTCAATTTTTTTAGACCTTTAAAAATGATAGGATGGAAGCTAACAATAAGATTGCAATGGGTTTCTATGGCTTCATCAACTACTGCTTCAAGGGTATCCAATGTGACTAATATGCCAGTGATATTTTCGTTTTTATCACCAACCAATAGGCCTACGTTATCAAAGTCTTCGGCGTATGCCAAAGGGGCAAATGTTTCTAAATGGTTAATAACATCTTGAACAATCATAATATTTTCATCATTTGATTATTAAACAAATATAAAATATTTACTTTGCTATAATGAAATTAATAAGATACATCGCTTTTCCGTTTGTTCCTGTATATTATTTGGTGACTTGGTTGCGAAACAGATTGTATGATCTAGGCATAAAAAAATCTAAATCGTATAACTTTCCTGTGATTTGTGTTGGAAATTTAAGCGTTGGTGGCACAGGTAAAACCCCGATGATTGAATATTTAATTGCGCTTTTAAAAAACGATTATAATGTGGCTACCTTAAGTAGAGGCTACAAACGTAAAACGACAGGTTTCCAACTAGGTAATCATGAATCATCGGCAGAAAGCCTTGGCGATGAACCGTATCAATTTTATAGCAAATTTGGAAGTGCTATTTCTGTAGCAGTGGATGCCGATAGGACCCATGGCATAAATGAATTACGACATTTGGAGAATGTTCCAGAAATCATTTTGTTGGATGATGCCTTTCAGCATAGAAAAGTAAAGACAGGATTAAATGTATTGCTAACTACTTTTGAGAATCTGTATGTTAATGACTTCGTGTTGCCAACGGGCAATTTAAGAGAACCACAAAGTGGTGCAAAACGGGCTGATATTATTATAGTTACTAAGTGCCCTCACGTAGTATCTGAAAATAAGAAAGCGGAAATAATTAAGTTGATAAATCCATTACCGTACCAATCCGTTTTCTTTAGCAGTATTAAATATGGCAATCAAATTATCTCTGAAAGTTCTATAAAACCTTTAGAGCAAATCAACGATTTTACATTAGTTACAGGTATCGCCAATGCAGAGCCCTTAGTGAATTATTTGAAAACAAAAAAGCTGCATTTTGAGCATTTGAATTATAAGGATCATCATGAATTTTCAGATCAAGATATTAAGATTTTAGAAGAAAAGGCTTTAATTCTCACTACCGAAAAAGACTTTGTGCGTTTAAAAAAGTACGTAAAGTTAAAAGACAAGTTGTACTACTTGCCCATAGTAGTTGAATTAAATGATCCCTTAAAATTCAAGCAACAAATAATGGCTTTTTTAACTCGTTTTTAAGCCGTTGCTGAAGAATCCTGTTTTGAAGATAGTGCATTGTAAAGTTTCTTTTCAAACTCTTCTTGTTTAAACGGCTTAGGGATAATATCTGTAAACCCAGCCTCATCAAACTCGTGCATTTTATCTTCTATAGTCACTGCAGTCAAGGCGAAAATGGTTAATTCCTTGTCAAAGGTTCTTACTATTTTGGTAGCTTCAATACCACTAATTCCTGGCATGTGAATATCCATCAAAACAATGTCATAATTACTTGTTTTAATCATGTCAACAGCTTCTTCACCGTTGTCCACAATGTCACATTTAAGATTCATTTTAGTCAGAATCTTTTTAGTTATCATTTGATTTATTTTATTGTCTTCAACCACAAGGATTTTCACGTTGCTAATATCTAATTTTTTATCATCTGAAAAATAAGTAGGTTTCTTCTCTTTAACCTCTTCCATAGGACTGTACTCTAAGGGGATTTCAAAATAAAAGGTGGTTCCTTTCTCAAGTTCACTTCTTAAATAGATTTTTCCTTTTAGAATTTCAATTAATCCCTTTACAATAGATAAGCCTAAACCAGTACCGCCGTACTTTCTATTGATTTGTATAGACCCTTGAGAGAAGCTTTCAAACATATTATCTTGCTTTTCCTGACTAATCCCAATCCCATTATCTTCTACTTCAAAGCGAAGTGTGTAATTTTTGTCTTTTTGCTCAATTTTATAAACTCTAATCCAGATATCACCATTTTTAGTGAACTTGATTGAATTTCCAATCAGATTGATTAAAATCTGAGAAATTTTCAGCTGATCTGCTATGAAATTTTCAGGCAAATCTTTATCATACTCAAAATGAATAGTAATACTATTGTTTAATGCTGAATTATTTAAAGCTAAAACAATATTATTTATTTTCTTTTTAAGGTTGAACGATTCTGGATCAATATCAACCTTATTGGCTTCAATTTTATTTATTTGAAGAATATCGTTAATAAAGGTTAGTAAATAGTCTCCTGAAAATTTCAGTGATTTTAAATGCTGGATTTGTTCAGGTTTAGGGTTTTCATCCAAGAGCATGTTACTTAACCCAGTTACTGCGTAAAGCGGGGTACGTAACTCATGCGTAACCGTTGATAAAAAATTCGCCTTTGTTTTTGAGGCTAATTCTGCTTTCTCTTTTGCAATAATCAGTTCCCCATTCTTTTTTTGGAGCATGTTATTGGTCTTTAATCGGATGTTGTTATTCTTGTAAAGGGACAATGTCAATAAAGATAGAATGGTAATTAGTGCTACGCTTAAAATTGAAATCAAAGCACTTAAATCCTTATCATCTTTAGCCTGTTCCAGTTTTTCAACAACTTCTTTGTTCTTTTCAATTTCATCATTAAGCAAATATTGTATTTCTTCATCTTTTGATGCGTTTGCTCGTTTCAAGAGTTGTAAGGAATCAGAGAGACGCATGTGTGCTTTAAGATACTTAGTAGCTTGTTCGTAGTTGCCTAAATCCTCGTTTATCTGACTTAGAATTAAATACCCTTCATTAAGGATGCTTCTGTATTTGTTTCTTTTCGCAATGATAACCCCTTCTGTGGCAAAATCTAATCCTTTTTGGCTGTCTCCCAATTTATTATAAACAACACCATGGTTAATAAGGGCATGACTTTCCGTTTTTTGTATGCCATGTCTTTTTGCTAGGGCAATGGCTCGCTCAATGGTTATTCTGGCTTTACGGTAGTTTTTTATACTCATGTATGTCTTACCTTCAAAAAGTAAGGCTTCAGCCAATTGATCATTTAGTTCTTCCTGTTCAAATAATGATTTTGCAGAAATAAAATAATCTAAGGCCTGGTAATAATTCTTTTTGCTAATATAAACTTCTCCTAACGTTTTGAAGGAACTCCCCAAATTGGCATCATCCTTATTAAATCGCTGGACTTCAATGGCTTTATTGAGCGATTTTATCGCATTATCCGGTTCTTCGATGATGAGTTGCAACTGACCTTTTATGGCATAGATCAAACCCATACTTTTTTTGTTATCTAATTTTTTAGCTAAGGATAGCGCTTCATCTAGATTTTTTTGGGCTTGGTAGTAATTATAATTCTCAAGCTCCTTTTGAGATTGCGAAATTCGATAATTGATGGTGTTTTGCAGTATTTCTGGATCTTCATCAATGGAATTTTGAGAGGATATACCAAAACTTAGTAGCAAAGCTATAATATATATGTGGTTTTTTGTTTGGGGCATTTTAATCAAAATTATAGTCAAATATAATTATTTTATCGACAAAATACATTTTTTTTCCGATAAATTGCATATTAAGTCAATTATTCGTTGTGAATATCCAGTTTCATTATCGTACCATCCTATAATTTTTACCATGTTTCCTATGACTGATGTCATCTGTGAATCAAAAATGCACGAATGTGTATTTCCTACTATATCAATGGAAACGATAGGGTCTTCTGTATACTCCAATATAGACTTATAATGCTGTTTTGAAGCTTCCTTAAATGTACTATTAATGTCCTGAATAGTAACAGTTCGTTTTACATTTAAAGTAATATCTGTTAAAGAACCATTAATTACAGGCACTCTAATACCGCAACCACCAATAACATTTG encodes the following:
- a CDS encoding class I SAM-dependent methyltransferase translates to MKTNTEYFKVNKVTWNEKVEVHAQSDLYDLEAFKNGKSSLMPYELEALGDVEGKSLLHLQCHFGQDTLSWSRMGAKCTGVDLSDAGIKLAESLNNELHLDAKFVCCNVLETSEFVTDTFDIVFTSYGVIGWLPDLKPWGKMIAEKLNVGGTFFMAEFHPIVWMFDYTEGKSEMTYGYLQKGVIYEEYEGTYADESSNMVSKEYGWNHGLGEVVSALTEAGLRIDYLKEYDESPYDVLPDLIKTETGMYVTKDKLYPLIFTLKATKL
- the msrA gene encoding peptide-methionine (S)-S-oxide reductase MsrA, coding for MKKIFPLLLLALFYNCKNAAQTNEEQNSLLTKAPVEVPIVNGKARAYFASGCFWCVEAVYESVKGVEESVSGYSGGHTKNPTYEASNTGRTGHAEAVEIIYDPNIVSFATLVDVYFGSQNPTQLNGQGPDNGSQYRSIIFYQNDEQKDIIESKKAALEKKLNKTVAAEVYPFQKFWVAEDYHQNYERLHPNNGYIRNVSIPRLNKFKAKFPELLKDSH
- a CDS encoding zinc ribbon domain-containing protein, which produces MAKKKEVTVEERLRALYDLQLIDSRIDEIRNVRGELPLEVRDLEDEVAGLNIRLEKLVSNLEVIDNDITSKKNLIEESKSLIKKYSEQQKNVRNNREFNSLTKEVEFQELEIELADKHIKEFKVQIEQKKEVINETKERLKERQSHLKHKKSELDAILAETEKEEKALLEKSEAYKTQIEDRLVAAYARIRRNVKNGLAVVPIERGASGGSFFTIPPQVQVEIASRKKVITDEHSGRILVDAALAEEQKAKMEKMFSKL
- a CDS encoding Nif3-like dinuclear metal center hexameric protein, with protein sequence MIVQDVINHLETFAPLAYAEDFDNVGLLVGDKNENITGILVTLDTLEAVVDEAIETHCNLIVSFHPIIFKGLKKLTGKNYVERVVIKAIKNNIAIYSMHTALDNAMEGVNNMICNQLELTNKRILIPQSGTIKKLTTYVPKEEAEQLRTALFHAGAGSIGHYSDCSFNVNGIGTFKGNDNSNPTKGEKGHIHHEQETQVSVTFPKHLEPEILQTLFKTHSYEEVAYEVVTIENKNQHIGMGMIGELKTALEESDFLKHVKNKMKTEGIRHSNFINKPIKKVAVLGGSGSFAIEAAKAAGADAFITADLKYHDFFTAENAILLADIGHYESEQFTKNLLVAYLTKKITNFAIILSRTNTNPIKYF
- the lpxK gene encoding tetraacyldisaccharide 4'-kinase encodes the protein MKLIRYIAFPFVPVYYLVTWLRNRLYDLGIKKSKSYNFPVICVGNLSVGGTGKTPMIEYLIALLKNDYNVATLSRGYKRKTTGFQLGNHESSAESLGDEPYQFYSKFGSAISVAVDADRTHGINELRHLENVPEIILLDDAFQHRKVKTGLNVLLTTFENLYVNDFVLPTGNLREPQSGAKRADIIIVTKCPHVVSENKKAEIIKLINPLPYQSVFFSSIKYGNQIISESSIKPLEQINDFTLVTGIANAEPLVNYLKTKKLHFEHLNYKDHHEFSDQDIKILEEKALILTTEKDFVRLKKYVKLKDKLYYLPIVVELNDPLKFKQQIMAFLTRF
- a CDS encoding ATP-binding response regulator, producing the protein MPQTKNHIYIIALLLSFGISSQNSIDEDPEILQNTINYRISQSQKELENYNYYQAQKNLDEALSLAKKLDNKKSMGLIYAIKGQLQLIIEEPDNAIKSLNKAIEVQRFNKDDANLGSSFKTLGEVYISKKNYYQALDYFISAKSLFEQEELNDQLAEALLFEGKTYMSIKNYRKARITIERAIALAKRHGIQKTESHALINHGVVYNKLGDSQKGLDFATEGVIIAKRNKYRSILNEGYLILSQINEDLGNYEQATKYLKAHMRLSDSLQLLKRANASKDEEIQYLLNDEIEKNKEVVEKLEQAKDDKDLSALISILSVALITILSLLTLSLYKNNNIRLKTNNMLQKKNGELIIAKEKAELASKTKANFLSTVTHELRTPLYAVTGLSNMLLDENPKPEQIQHLKSLKFSGDYLLTFINDILQINKIEANKVDIDPESFNLKKKINNIVLALNNSALNNSITIHFEYDKDLPENFIADQLKISQILINLIGNSIKFTKNGDIWIRVYKIEQKDKNYTLRFEVEDNGIGISQEKQDNMFESFSQGSIQINRKYGGTGLGLSIVKGLIEILKGKIYLRSELEKGTTFYFEIPLEYSPMEEVKEKKPTYFSDDKKLDISNVKILVVEDNKINQMITKKILTKMNLKCDIVDNGEEAVDMIKTSNYDIVLMDIHMPGISGIEATKIVRTFDKELTIFALTAVTIEDKMHEFDEAGFTDIIPKPFKQEEFEKKLYNALSSKQDSSATA